In a single window of the Nycticebus coucang isolate mNycCou1 chromosome 13, mNycCou1.pri, whole genome shotgun sequence genome:
- the AZIN1 gene encoding antizyme inhibitor 1 isoform X2, whose product MKGFIDDANYSVGLLDEGTNLGNVIDNYVYEHTLTGKNAFFVGDLGKIVKKHSQWQNVVAQIKPFYTVKCNSTPAVLEILAALGTGFACSSKNEMALVQELGVSPENIIYISPCKQVSQLKFAAKIGVNIMTCDNEIELKKIARNHPNAKVLLHIATEENIGGEEGNMKFGTTLKNCRHLLECAKELDVQIIGVKFHVSSACKESQAYVHALSDARCVFDMAGEFGFTMNMLDIGGGFTGTKLQLEEVNHVISPLLNIYFPEGSGIKIISEPGSYYVSSAFTLAVNIIAKKVVENDKFSPGEKTGSDEPAFMYYMNDGVYGSFASKLSEDLNTIPEVHKKYKEDEPLFTSSLWGPSCDELDQIVESCLLPELNVGDWLIFENMGADSFHEPSAFNDFQRPAIYYMMSFSDWYEMQDAGINSDTMMKNFFFVPSCIQLSQEDNFSTEA is encoded by the exons ATGAAAGGATTTATTGACGATGCAAACTACTCTGTTGGCCTGTTGGATGAAGGAACAAACCTTGGAAATGTTATTGATAACTATGTTTATGAACATACTCTG ACggggaaaaatgcattttttgtgGGAGATCTTGGAAAGATTGTGAAGAAGCACAGTCAATGGCAGAATGTAGTGGCTCAGATAAAGCCATTCTACACAGTGAAATGCAACTCTACTCCAGCTGTGCTTGAGATTTTGGCAGCGCTTGGAACTGGATTTGCTTGTTCCAGTAAA AACGAAATGGCTTTAGTGCAAGAATTGGGTGTATCTccagaaaatattatttacataagTCCTTGCAAGCAAGTGTCTCAGTTAAAGTTTGCAGCAAAAATTGGAGTGAATATCATGACATGTGACAATGAAATTGAATTGAAGAAGATTGCACGTAATCACCCAAATGCCAA GGTCTTACTACATAttgcaacagaagaaaatattggaggTGAAGAGGGTAACATGAAGTTTGGTACTACACTGAAGAACTGTAGGCATCTCTTGGAATGTGCTAAGGAACTTGATGTACAAATAATTGGGGTTAA ATTTCATGTTTCAAGTGCTTGCAAAGAATCTCAAGCATATGTACATGCGCTGTCTGATGCTCGATGTGTGTTTGACATGGCT GGAGAATTTGGCTTTACAATGAACATGTTAGACATTGGTGGAGGCTTCACAGGAACCAAACTGCAATTAGAAGAG GTTAATCATGTTATCAGCCCTCTGTTGAATATCTACTTTCCTGAAGGATCTGGCATTAAGATTATTTCAGAACCTGGAAGCTACTATGTGTCTTCTGCATTTACACTTGCAGTTAACATCATAGCGAAGAAAGTTGTTGAAAATGATAAGTTTTCCCCTGGAG AAAAAACCGGAAGTGATGAACCAGCCTTCATGTATTATATGAATGATGGTGTTTATGGTTCTTTTGCAAGTAAACTGTCTGAGGACTTAAATACCATTCCAGAGGTTCACAAG AAATACAAGGAAGATGAGCCTCTGTTTACAAGCAGCCTTTGGGGTCCATCCTGTGATGAGCTTGATCAAATTGTGGAAAGCTGTCTTCTTCCTGAGCTGAATGTGGGAGATTGGCTTATCTTTGAAAACATGGGAGCAGATTCTTTCCATGAACCATCTGCTTTTAATGATTTTCAGAGGCCAGCTATTTATTACATGATGTCATTCAGTGATTG gtACGAGATGCAAGATGCTGGAATTAATTCAGACACAATGATGAAGAACTTCTTCTTTGTGCCTTCTTGCATTCAGCTGAGCCAAGAAGACAACTTTTCCACTGAAGCTTAA
- the AZIN1 gene encoding antizyme inhibitor 1 isoform X1 → MKGFIDDANYSVGLLDEGTNLGNVIDNYVYEHTLTGKNAFFVGDLGKIVKKHSQWQNVVAQIKPFYTVKCNSTPAVLEILAALGTGFACSSKNEMALVQELGVSPENIIYISPCKQVSQLKFAAKIGVNIMTCDNEIELKKIARNHPNAKVLLHIATEENIGGEEGNMKFGTTLKNCRHLLECAKELDVQIIGVKFHVSSACKESQAYVHALSDARCVFDMAGEFGFTMNMLDIGGGFTGTKLQLEEVNHVISPLLNIYFPEGSGIKIISEPGSYYVSSAFTLAVNIIAKKVVENDKFSPGVEKTGSDEPAFMYYMNDGVYGSFASKLSEDLNTIPEVHKKYKEDEPLFTSSLWGPSCDELDQIVESCLLPELNVGDWLIFENMGADSFHEPSAFNDFQRPAIYYMMSFSDWYEMQDAGINSDTMMKNFFFVPSCIQLSQEDNFSTEA, encoded by the exons ATGAAAGGATTTATTGACGATGCAAACTACTCTGTTGGCCTGTTGGATGAAGGAACAAACCTTGGAAATGTTATTGATAACTATGTTTATGAACATACTCTG ACggggaaaaatgcattttttgtgGGAGATCTTGGAAAGATTGTGAAGAAGCACAGTCAATGGCAGAATGTAGTGGCTCAGATAAAGCCATTCTACACAGTGAAATGCAACTCTACTCCAGCTGTGCTTGAGATTTTGGCAGCGCTTGGAACTGGATTTGCTTGTTCCAGTAAA AACGAAATGGCTTTAGTGCAAGAATTGGGTGTATCTccagaaaatattatttacataagTCCTTGCAAGCAAGTGTCTCAGTTAAAGTTTGCAGCAAAAATTGGAGTGAATATCATGACATGTGACAATGAAATTGAATTGAAGAAGATTGCACGTAATCACCCAAATGCCAA GGTCTTACTACATAttgcaacagaagaaaatattggaggTGAAGAGGGTAACATGAAGTTTGGTACTACACTGAAGAACTGTAGGCATCTCTTGGAATGTGCTAAGGAACTTGATGTACAAATAATTGGGGTTAA ATTTCATGTTTCAAGTGCTTGCAAAGAATCTCAAGCATATGTACATGCGCTGTCTGATGCTCGATGTGTGTTTGACATGGCT GGAGAATTTGGCTTTACAATGAACATGTTAGACATTGGTGGAGGCTTCACAGGAACCAAACTGCAATTAGAAGAG GTTAATCATGTTATCAGCCCTCTGTTGAATATCTACTTTCCTGAAGGATCTGGCATTAAGATTATTTCAGAACCTGGAAGCTACTATGTGTCTTCTGCATTTACACTTGCAGTTAACATCATAGCGAAGAAAGTTGTTGAAAATGATAAGTTTTCCCCTGGAG tAGAAAAAACCGGAAGTGATGAACCAGCCTTCATGTATTATATGAATGATGGTGTTTATGGTTCTTTTGCAAGTAAACTGTCTGAGGACTTAAATACCATTCCAGAGGTTCACAAG AAATACAAGGAAGATGAGCCTCTGTTTACAAGCAGCCTTTGGGGTCCATCCTGTGATGAGCTTGATCAAATTGTGGAAAGCTGTCTTCTTCCTGAGCTGAATGTGGGAGATTGGCTTATCTTTGAAAACATGGGAGCAGATTCTTTCCATGAACCATCTGCTTTTAATGATTTTCAGAGGCCAGCTATTTATTACATGATGTCATTCAGTGATTG gtACGAGATGCAAGATGCTGGAATTAATTCAGACACAATGATGAAGAACTTCTTCTTTGTGCCTTCTTGCATTCAGCTGAGCCAAGAAGACAACTTTTCCACTGAAGCTTAA